One Candidatus Atelocyanobacterium thalassa isolate ALOHA genomic window, CTAGATACCAAGTTGTTTAAAGTTTTTAAAGATGCCCCTAATAATGTTGTTTTATTGGAAGATTTAAGTATCGATGAAACAGATTGGACAAAAGATTCTGGTATTCTCTAATTAATTAATATTTATGGAACTTACTCCTAGTGAATTAGAACGTTATTCTAGACAAATTCAAATTTCTGGTTTTGGAGAGAATGGACAAAGACTCCTGAAAAACACAGTTGCTGTTGTTACAGGTGTAGGTGGATTAGGAGGAACTGTTGCTCTATATCTAGCTATCGCTGGGGTAGGTAAAATCATTTTGGTTCGTGGAGGAAATCTGCGTGTTGATGACCTTAATCGTCAAATATTGATGACTAACAGTTGGGTGGGTCAGCCTAGGGTCTATAAAGCCAAAGAAACTATTCTAAATATTAATCCTGATATTGAAGTTGAAGTAATTCCTGAATTTGTTACCTCTGAAAATGTTGATAGTCTGGTAAAAAATTCTAATATTGCTTTTGATTGCGCTTTTGATTTTACAGAAAGGGATTTATTAAACACAGCTTGTGTTCGCTGGAGAATTCCTATGGTGGAGGCAGCAATGAGTGGTATGGAAGCTTATTTAACAACTATCATTCCTGGTGAAACATCCTGTTTGTCATGTATTTTCCCAGAAAAGCCTAAGTGGGATAAATGGGGGTTTGGAGTTTTAGGAGCAGTTTCTGGTACTTTAGCTTGCTTAGCAGCGTTGGAAGGTATTAAACTTTTAACAGGAGTTGGAGAAACTTTAAAAGGTCAATTGTTAACAATGGATCTAGGAAATACAACTTTTACTAAACGTCGTCTTTATCATGATCCTGAATGCCATACTTGTGGTGGCTTAAGTCAGGATCATCATAACGATGCGATACAATAAAAGATAGATATTGAGGATAAGTATTTATTCTCATGATAATTATTTGATTTTACTTCTTCATTACCCTTATATTCATAAAAAAATGACTGTAACCCTAACTGAAAAAGCTACTATTCGACTTCAGTCCTTTCTGAAAAAACAATCAAATAAAGTTTCCGGCATTCGTGTTGGGGTTAAAGATGGTGGTTGTAATGGTTATGAATACACCCTTAATCTAGTAGGGAAACCAAATGAAAAGGATGTATGTTTTAATCAGAACAATATCTCTATCTATGTTGACCCTAATAATATATCCTTACTAGAAGGGGTAGTTATTGATTTTGTAGATAGTCTAACTAAAAGCGGATTTATTTTTACAAATCCTAATGCAACAGGTACTTGTGACTGCGGTAAGTCTTTCTCTACAGCAAACTGCGGACAATCTACCCCTTGTAGCTAATCGATAATTAAGAGTAGCTGATAAAAAATTTGGTTATTAGATATTATTCTTTTTCCAGAATCATACCGAATAACCAATAACACACATTCAATGTATAAGGAGAAACACTGATGCCTAAAACTTATGAAGTTCGATTGATTAAAGGGAAAAAAATAAGCCTCCAGAAATGGATGTTACTCTTACACTTCCTGATAATGTTTATATAGTTGATTCTGCTGAAGACAATGGGGTTGAACTTCCTGCGACTTGTCGAACAGGTAATTGCTCTAATTGTGTTGGCCGAATGGTTGAAGGAGAAGTTGATCAACTAGATCAAGCTTTTTTAACAGATAAACAGGTAAAAGATGGTTGGGTACTTCTTTGTGTTGCTTATCCTCGTTCTAACTGCACAATTAAAACTCATCAAGAGGCTTATTTAGTCTAAAGTATTAGATAATTTATCCTCATCTATTCGCAAAGGAAGCCGTAGAATTTGCTACGGCTCCATACCCTTCATTTTTGGTCGAAACAATCTATTTAATATGATTAATAACTAGGCAATACTATTTTCATCGAGGTTTATCATGAATCTAAAATGGAAAACATTTGTTTCGAAAACAGTATTTTGGATGATGGGAGAAGTATTTTTAAATTTCTTAGGTCTAGATAATGTAGCCGATTATAGTACTTTTTTGTTTGAACATGAGCTAGAGTTGTCTAAAAAAAATCATAAAACAGTTAAATTATCTTGCTTTAACCCTAAATTTTGTCACAAGATCAATAATAAATGTCCTATTGATGAAGTTGCTCTTCAATTCTCAAAAAATCCATTAGATGATTGTATAGTTAATCATGATATTTTTTCTAATAGATGTGTAAAAGTTAAGCATAGCTGTATAAAAGCTGCTTTGTTTTCCGATTTATCATATGGTTATAAATAAA contains:
- a CDS encoding HesB/IscA family protein gives rise to the protein MTVTLTEKATIRLQSFLKKQSNKVSGIRVGVKDGGCNGYEYTLNLVGKPNEKDVCFNQNNISIYVDPNNISLLEGVVIDFVDSLTKSGFIFTNPNATGTCDCGKSFSTANCGQSTPCS
- a CDS encoding 2Fe-2S iron-sulfur cluster-binding protein, whose product is MDVTLTLPDNVYIVDSAEDNGVELPATCRTGNCSNCVGRMVEGEVDQLDQAFLTDKQVKDGWVLLCVAYPRSNCTIKTHQEAYLV
- a CDS encoding HesA/MoeB/ThiF family protein, whose protein sequence is MELTPSELERYSRQIQISGFGENGQRLLKNTVAVVTGVGGLGGTVALYLAIAGVGKIILVRGGNLRVDDLNRQILMTNSWVGQPRVYKAKETILNINPDIEVEVIPEFVTSENVDSLVKNSNIAFDCAFDFTERDLLNTACVRWRIPMVEAAMSGMEAYLTTIIPGETSCLSCIFPEKPKWDKWGFGVLGAVSGTLACLAALEGIKLLTGVGETLKGQLLTMDLGNTTFTKRRLYHDPECHTCGGLSQDHHNDAIQ